A section of the Anoplolepis gracilipes unplaced genomic scaffold, ASM4749672v1 Contig20, whole genome shotgun sequence genome encodes:
- the LOC140675671 gene encoding uncharacterized protein isoform X1: MGSLEVAQRRALRCCIGMRRSTPINILYAETGICPLKLRLIYLSSRLILRSLTFVSSPLIEGLRDLRAESLANNRSCLYERFLLYRAFISVNHYGDSIARFTNNPVFLFTHDTLSLFPQTQVTPAWEVERITGSSSPSVEFRIIFSRFDSDITFYTDASEEENSNFVGLAFYSPSLNVSQMFKASGRFSIFSTECMAITEAVDFILSNDIKRAVIFSDSLSVINKVSSRKTYRDISFLVLILKNKLRSAFLQDIERWNLGERDGRSLGQESDN, from the coding sequence ATGGGGAGTCTGGAGGTGGCTCAGCGTAGAGCTCTTAGATGTTGTATCGGGATGAGACGCAGCACTCCCATCAACATTCTATACGCTGAAACAGGTATTTGTCCTCTGAAACTTAGGTTGATCTACTTATCCTCTAGACTGATCCTCAGATCTTTGACTTTTGTTTCCAGTCCGTTGATCGAGGGGCTTCGGGACTTGAGGGCCGAATCTTTGGCTAATAATCGTTCTTGTCTCTATGAAAGATTCCTTCTATATAGAGCTTTCATTTCTGTTAACCATTACGGAGACTCAATTGCCAGATTCACTAATAAtcctgtttttttatttactcacGACACATTGTCTTTATTTCCACAGACACAAGTTACTCCCGCATGGGAGGTGGAGAGGATTACCGGCTCCTCCTCGCCTTCGGTGGAGTtccgtattattttttcccGATTTGACTctgatataacattttatactgACGCCTCGGAGGAGGAGAACTCTAATTTTGTAGGTTTAGCCTTTTATTCTCCATCTTTGAATGTTAGCCAGATGTTTAAGGCTAGTGGGAGGTTTTCCATCTTCTCAACCGAATGCATGGCAATAACGGAAGCGGTGGACTTTATCCTCTCGAACGATATCAAAAGGGCGGTAATATTTTCGGACTCATTGAGCGTCATCAACAAGGTCTCCTCTAGAAAGACTTACCGTGACATTAGTTTTCTTGTTCTGATCCTGAAGAACAAATTGAGATCTGCCTTTCTTCAGGACATTGAACGTTGGAATCTCGGGGAACGAGACGGCAGATCGCTTGGCCAAGAGAGCGATAATTGA